Proteins co-encoded in one Homoserinimonas aerilata genomic window:
- a CDS encoding long-chain-fatty-acid--CoA ligase → MQSVPLSIPMIFHRAEQISGMKRITTAEAGAVRHTTVAEWAVRVRRLAAALDALDVPARARVATFAWNTDRHLELYFAVPCADRVLHPLNIRMSAEQLRHVIEEAQDDVIVVELSLLERIWPLAERLDRIRHWVVIDDGSGADRPDDDRIIDYEELLSSVEPFSGRFSVEDETSAASICHTSGTTGNPKGVVYSHRSTVLHSLGGMAAGLVGISERDTVMPIVPMFHANGWGLPYTALFAGADLVLPGSDLSPRSLLRLVEDHRVSVMAAVPAIWSGMLPQLEEADLSSLRIVLGGGSATPPPLAAEWERRVGVPIMHTWGMTELNPTGAIGGLRSYHDGVSQAEREKVLARQGQPALFVELRVADVDSGLLLPHDDVSTGELQAHGPTVAAAYLGDVGHELLTDDGWLRTGDIASIDEFGYVTIHDRIKDLIKSGGEWIPSIDLENAICALPSVAEAAVVARPDPKWLERPVAFVVMQRGESGSAQSILDELRNRVPKWWLPDEIRFIDALPRNTTGKVAKDVLRTLATSPNRG, encoded by the coding sequence ATGCAGTCCGTTCCTCTGTCCATCCCGATGATCTTCCACCGGGCGGAGCAGATCTCCGGCATGAAGCGCATCACGACGGCGGAGGCCGGAGCCGTGCGACACACCACCGTCGCGGAGTGGGCGGTTCGGGTGCGTCGACTGGCCGCCGCATTGGATGCCCTGGATGTTCCGGCGCGCGCTCGGGTGGCCACTTTCGCCTGGAACACCGACCGGCATCTCGAACTGTATTTCGCGGTGCCCTGCGCCGACCGGGTGCTCCACCCGTTGAACATCAGGATGAGCGCAGAGCAGCTCCGGCATGTCATCGAGGAGGCACAGGACGACGTGATCGTCGTCGAGTTGTCGCTGCTCGAGCGCATCTGGCCGCTCGCCGAGAGGCTCGACAGAATTCGCCACTGGGTTGTCATCGACGACGGTTCTGGCGCCGACCGGCCCGATGATGACCGCATCATCGACTACGAAGAACTGCTGAGCAGTGTGGAGCCGTTCTCGGGGCGCTTCAGTGTCGAGGACGAGACTTCCGCTGCCAGCATCTGCCACACATCCGGCACGACGGGCAATCCGAAGGGGGTTGTCTATTCCCACCGCTCGACCGTGCTGCACTCACTCGGCGGCATGGCTGCGGGCTTGGTCGGCATTTCGGAGCGCGACACGGTCATGCCGATCGTTCCCATGTTCCACGCCAACGGCTGGGGGCTGCCGTACACGGCGCTCTTCGCGGGGGCCGACCTCGTGCTGCCGGGCTCTGATCTCTCGCCTCGCTCGCTGCTGCGATTGGTCGAGGACCATCGCGTGTCCGTGATGGCCGCCGTCCCGGCGATCTGGAGTGGGATGCTGCCTCAGTTGGAGGAGGCCGATCTGAGCTCACTGCGCATCGTGCTCGGCGGCGGGTCCGCCACGCCTCCCCCGCTTGCGGCGGAGTGGGAGCGGCGTGTCGGTGTTCCGATCATGCACACCTGGGGAATGACCGAGCTGAACCCGACAGGGGCGATCGGCGGCCTGCGCAGCTATCACGACGGCGTATCGCAGGCCGAGCGAGAGAAGGTTCTCGCCCGGCAGGGGCAGCCTGCGTTGTTCGTGGAGCTACGGGTGGCGGATGTCGACTCGGGCCTCCTGCTTCCTCACGATGACGTGTCGACGGGCGAGTTGCAGGCGCACGGCCCCACAGTGGCTGCGGCGTACCTCGGTGACGTCGGCCATGAGCTTCTGACGGATGACGGCTGGCTGCGCACGGGAGACATCGCAAGCATCGATGAATTCGGTTATGTGACCATCCACGATCGCATCAAGGACCTGATCAAGTCCGGCGGTGAGTGGATTCCGTCGATCGACCTGGAGAATGCGATCTGTGCCCTTCCCTCGGTGGCCGAGGCGGCCGTGGTGGCGCGCCCCGATCCGAAATGGCTGGAGCGCCCGGTTGCGTTCGTCGTCATGCAGCGAGGTGAGTCCGGGTCGGCACAGTCGATCCTCGATGAACTCAGGAACAGGGTTCCGAAGTGGTGGTTGCCCGATGAGATCAGGTTCATCGATGCTCTCCCGCGGAACACGACAGGAAAGGTCGCCAAGGATGTGCTGAGGACCCTCGCTACTTCCCCGAATCGCGGATGA
- a CDS encoding inositol-3-phosphate synthase, whose amino-acid sequence MSIRVALAGVGNCANSLIQGVTFYRDAADGDVVPGLMHTRFGGYGVGDVEFVAAFDVDATKVGLDLAEAMWAGQNDTYRFADVTPTGVTVQRGPTLDGLGEYYRDSIEESSEHPVDVAQALRDSRADVLVIYLPVGSEEAARHYAQAALDAGVAVVNALPVFIASDPVWAQKFVDAGLPIVGDDIKSQLGATITHRVLARLFEERGLVLDRTYQLNVGGNMDFKNMLERRRLESKKISKTQAVTSNLDATIDPDNVHIGPSDHVPWLTDRKVAYVRLEGHGFGNAPTSLEYKLEVWDSPNSAGVIIDAVRAAKLALDAGIAGPLEAASAYFMKSPAKQLPDPVARELLEQFIRDSGK is encoded by the coding sequence ATGTCGATTCGGGTTGCCCTCGCGGGCGTCGGTAACTGCGCGAACTCTCTCATCCAAGGGGTGACGTTCTATCGCGATGCCGCCGACGGCGACGTGGTGCCCGGCCTCATGCACACCCGCTTCGGCGGCTACGGCGTCGGCGACGTCGAATTCGTCGCCGCATTCGACGTCGATGCGACCAAGGTCGGCCTCGACCTCGCCGAGGCCATGTGGGCCGGCCAGAACGACACCTACCGCTTCGCCGACGTCACCCCCACAGGCGTCACCGTGCAGCGCGGCCCGACGCTCGACGGCCTGGGGGAGTACTACCGCGACAGCATCGAGGAGTCCTCCGAGCATCCGGTCGACGTCGCCCAGGCCCTGCGCGATTCCCGCGCCGACGTTCTCGTCATATACCTCCCCGTGGGGTCGGAGGAGGCCGCCCGCCACTACGCCCAGGCCGCCCTGGATGCCGGCGTCGCCGTCGTCAACGCACTGCCCGTCTTCATCGCCAGCGACCCCGTGTGGGCGCAGAAGTTCGTCGACGCGGGCCTGCCCATCGTCGGCGACGACATCAAGAGCCAGCTCGGCGCGACCATCACCCACCGCGTGCTCGCCCGACTGTTCGAGGAGCGCGGGCTCGTGCTCGACCGCACCTACCAGCTCAACGTCGGCGGCAACATGGACTTCAAGAACATGCTCGAACGTCGCAGGCTCGAATCGAAGAAGATCTCCAAGACGCAGGCAGTCACCAGCAACCTCGACGCCACCATCGACCCCGACAATGTGCACATCGGCCCGAGCGACCATGTTCCGTGGCTCACCGACCGCAAGGTCGCCTACGTGCGGCTCGAGGGCCACGGCTTCGGCAACGCGCCCACGAGCCTCGAATACAAGCTCGAGGTGTGGGACTCGCCCAACTCGGCCGGCGTCATCATCGACGCGGTGCGGGCAGCGAAGCTCGCGCTCGACGCGGGCATCGCGGGGCCACTGGAGGCGGCATCCGCCTACTTCATGAAGTCCCCGGCGAAGCAGCTGCCCGACCCTGTGGCGCGCGAACTGCTGGAGCAGTTCATCCGCGATTCGGGGAAGTAG
- a CDS encoding single-stranded DNA-binding protein, with product MAGETVITVVGNLTSDPELRYTQNGLAVANFTIASTPRTFDRASNEWKDGEALFLRASVWREFAEHVAGSLTKGSRVIATGRLKQRNYETKEGEKRTSFEIEIDEIGPSLRYATAQLTRTSSGREGGGGGGGQRGQVADEPWAAAAPASSTSGGDVWNTPGNYSDETPF from the coding sequence ATGGCCGGCGAAACCGTAATCACTGTGGTGGGCAACCTCACCAGCGATCCGGAGCTGCGGTACACGCAGAACGGGCTGGCGGTTGCCAACTTCACCATCGCATCCACTCCCCGCACCTTCGACCGTGCGAGCAATGAGTGGAAGGATGGCGAGGCGCTGTTCCTGCGGGCATCCGTGTGGCGCGAGTTCGCCGAGCATGTGGCCGGGTCCCTGACCAAGGGGTCCCGCGTCATTGCCACGGGCCGTCTCAAGCAGCGCAACTACGAGACCAAAGAGGGCGAGAAGCGCACAAGCTTCGAGATCGAGATCGACGAGATCGGTCCCAGCCTTCGCTACGCCACGGCGCAGCTCACCCGCACGTCCTCCGGGCGTGAGGGTGGTGGCGGTGGCGGTGGCCAGCGTGGTCAGGTCGCGGACGAGCCGTGGGCTGCAGCTGCACCCGCCAGTTCAACCTCTGGTGGCGACGTGTGGAACACGCCGGGCAACTACAGCGACGAGACACCCTTCTAG
- the rpsR gene encoding 30S ribosomal protein S18, producing MAGKSSGDRRKPLRNMKGGKNAAPAKSIRVGVIDYKDVATLRKFISERGKIRARRITGVSVQEQRLIARAVKNAREMALLPYAGSGR from the coding sequence ATGGCAGGAAAGAGCAGCGGCGACCGCCGCAAGCCCCTCCGCAACATGAAGGGCGGCAAGAACGCCGCCCCCGCGAAGTCCATTCGCGTCGGCGTCATCGATTACAAGGATGTCGCCACCCTCCGCAAGTTCATCTCGGAGCGGGGAAAGATCCGCGCCCGTCGAATCACCGGTGTCTCCGTCCAGGAGCAGCGGCTCATCGCCCGTGCGGTCAAGAACGCACGTGAGATGGCGCTGCTTCCCTACGCCGGCTCAGGCCGTTAG
- the rplI gene encoding 50S ribosomal protein L9 produces the protein MSKLILTHEVTGLGTPGDIVEVKNGFARNYLVPQGLAVAWSRGGEKQIEQIKAARSAREHATVEEAKDLKLKLEATKVKLTIKAGKEGRLFGSVKNADIADAVAAAGIGTVDKRKIEITSPIKVTGEHEATVRLRDDLVATITIQVVAAK, from the coding sequence ATGTCCAAGTTGATTCTGACGCACGAGGTCACAGGCCTCGGCACCCCCGGCGACATCGTCGAGGTCAAGAACGGTTTCGCCCGCAACTACCTGGTTCCCCAGGGTCTTGCTGTGGCGTGGAGCCGTGGCGGCGAGAAGCAGATCGAGCAGATCAAGGCGGCTCGTTCAGCTCGCGAGCACGCGACCGTTGAGGAGGCCAAGGACCTCAAGCTGAAGCTTGAGGCCACCAAGGTCAAGCTGACGATCAAGGCCGGCAAGGAGGGTCGTCTCTTCGGTTCGGTCAAGAACGCCGACATCGCGGATGCGGTCGCCGCAGCCGGTATCGGAACGGTCGACAAGCGCAAGATCGAGATCACCTCTCCGATCAAGGTGACGGGCGAGCACGAGGCGACTGTTCGCCTGCGTGACGACCTCGTCGCGACGATCACCATTCAGGTGGTTGCGGCCAAGTAG
- the dnaB gene encoding replicative DNA helicase, with protein MSIAHLGLAGSSERSSEQRPSERTPPHDLLAEQSALGGMMLSKDATADVIESVRAIDFYIPKHEIIFDAILSLYSHGEPTDVIAVTDELTKTGELTRAGGADYLHTLTGVVPTAANAGFYASIVAEKAVLRRLVEAGTRIVQMGYASEGEVVDLVNNAQAEIYAVAGGVEAEDFIPLTVAVTTAIDEIEAAKGNDGSMTGVPTGFAELDDLTNGFHPGQMIIVAARPALGKSTLALDFARAASIKHDMPSIFFSLEMGRSEIAMRLLSAEAAVPLQSMRKGTVDARDWTTIASTRGRINDAPLYIDDSPNMTLVEIRAKCRRLKQKVGLKMIIIDYMQLMTSGKRVESRQQEVSEFSRALKLLAKELQVPVIALSQLNRGPEQRTDKMPALSDLRESGSLEQDADMVILLHRESAYEKENPRAGEADLIVAKHRNGPTRTVTVAFQGHFSRFTDMAPA; from the coding sequence TTGTCGATAGCGCACTTGGGACTCGCAGGGTCTTCCGAGAGGAGCTCAGAGCAGCGTCCGTCAGAGCGCACTCCCCCGCACGATCTGCTCGCCGAGCAGAGTGCTCTGGGCGGCATGATGCTGAGCAAGGATGCCACGGCTGACGTCATCGAGTCTGTTCGCGCCATCGACTTCTACATCCCCAAGCACGAGATCATCTTCGACGCCATCCTCAGCCTCTACTCGCACGGCGAGCCGACCGATGTGATCGCCGTCACCGACGAGCTCACCAAGACGGGCGAGCTGACCAGGGCCGGTGGAGCTGACTACCTGCACACGCTCACGGGCGTCGTGCCGACCGCCGCGAATGCCGGCTTCTATGCGAGCATCGTCGCCGAGAAGGCGGTGCTGCGCAGGCTCGTCGAGGCGGGCACCCGCATCGTGCAGATGGGCTACGCGAGCGAGGGCGAGGTCGTCGACCTCGTCAACAACGCGCAGGCCGAGATCTACGCTGTCGCCGGCGGAGTCGAGGCGGAGGACTTCATTCCTCTGACGGTCGCTGTCACGACGGCCATCGACGAGATCGAGGCGGCCAAGGGCAACGACGGCTCCATGACGGGCGTGCCGACCGGTTTTGCCGAGCTCGACGACCTCACGAACGGCTTCCACCCGGGGCAGATGATCATCGTCGCCGCTCGACCTGCTCTCGGAAAGTCGACGCTCGCCCTCGACTTCGCTCGCGCCGCATCCATCAAGCACGACATGCCCTCGATCTTCTTCTCGCTCGAGATGGGCCGCTCCGAGATCGCCATGCGCCTGCTCTCCGCCGAGGCGGCCGTTCCCCTGCAGAGCATGCGCAAGGGAACGGTGGATGCCCGCGACTGGACCACGATCGCATCCACCCGTGGCCGCATCAACGACGCGCCCCTCTACATCGACGACAGCCCCAATATGACCCTGGTCGAGATCCGTGCCAAGTGCCGGCGTCTCAAGCAGAAGGTCGGGCTCAAGATGATCATCATCGACTACATGCAGCTGATGACATCCGGCAAGCGCGTCGAGTCGCGACAGCAGGAGGTCAGTGAGTTCTCGCGTGCGCTGAAGCTGCTCGCCAAGGAGCTGCAGGTTCCGGTCATCGCGCTGTCGCAGCTCAACCGTGGGCCGGAGCAGCGCACCGACAAGATGCCAGCGCTCAGCGACCTGCGAGAGTCCGGATCGCTGGAGCAGGACGCCGACATGGTCATCCTGCTGCACAGGGAGAGCGCCTACGAGAAGGAGAACCCGCGCGCGGGCGAAGCCGACCTGATCGTCGCCAAGCACCGCAACGGGCCGACCCGCACCGTCACGGTTGCCTTCCAGGGCCACTTCTCCCGCTTCACGGACATGGCGCCGGCGTAG
- the purB gene encoding adenylosuccinate lyase, translated as MTPLPPQPLSPLDGRYRAAVSDLGEQLSEAGLNRARVQVEVEWLVFLTDRSLFGSSPLSDEQKAALRAVVTDFGQEAIDALAREEAVTRHDVKAVEYYVRAQLSRLGLDSIAELTHFACTSEDVNNLSYALTVRAAVADTWLPRIRTLIDTLEQRALDYRDTPMLALTHGQPATPTTMGKELAVFVHRLRRVLARIDRVEYLGKFSGATGTFAAHQVADPGQDWPALSEEFVTGLGLVWNPLTTQIESHDWQAELYQAVNHAGRILHNLCTDVWTYISMGYFTQTPVKGATGSSTMPHKINPIRFENAEANLELAGALLESLAQTLVTSRLQRDLTDSTTQRNIGVAFGHSLLAIDNIQRGLAEINLNEAKLAADLDSNWEVLAEAIQTVVRAEVTAGRSQIKDPYALLKELTRGNRVDHAQLLAFVEGLDIGAAAKERLAALTPATYTGLASGLVDYLKTPPTA; from the coding sequence ATGACCCCCCTTCCCCCCCAGCCCCTCAGCCCGCTCGACGGGCGCTACCGCGCCGCCGTGTCAGACCTCGGTGAGCAGCTCTCCGAGGCCGGCCTCAACCGCGCCCGCGTGCAGGTCGAGGTCGAGTGGCTCGTGTTCCTCACCGACCGCTCGCTCTTCGGCTCCTCGCCGCTCAGCGACGAGCAGAAGGCGGCGCTGCGAGCCGTCGTCACCGACTTCGGGCAGGAGGCCATCGACGCGCTCGCCCGCGAAGAGGCCGTCACCCGCCACGACGTGAAGGCCGTCGAATACTATGTGCGGGCCCAGCTCAGCCGGCTCGGCCTCGACTCCATCGCCGAGCTCACGCACTTCGCCTGCACGAGCGAAGACGTGAACAACCTCTCCTACGCGCTCACGGTGCGGGCCGCCGTCGCCGACACCTGGCTTCCGCGCATCCGCACCCTCATCGACACGCTCGAGCAGCGCGCGCTCGACTACCGCGACACCCCCATGCTGGCGCTCACCCACGGGCAGCCTGCGACGCCGACCACCATGGGCAAGGAGCTGGCCGTGTTCGTGCACCGCCTGCGCCGCGTGCTCGCCCGCATCGACCGGGTCGAATATCTGGGCAAGTTCAGCGGCGCCACGGGAACCTTCGCCGCCCACCAGGTGGCCGACCCTGGGCAGGACTGGCCCGCACTGTCGGAGGAGTTCGTCACCGGCCTCGGTCTCGTCTGGAACCCGCTCACCACCCAGATCGAGTCACACGACTGGCAGGCAGAGCTGTACCAGGCGGTCAACCATGCGGGGCGCATCCTGCACAATCTGTGCACGGATGTCTGGACCTACATCTCGATGGGCTACTTCACGCAGACACCCGTGAAGGGCGCCACGGGCTCCTCGACGATGCCGCACAAGATCAACCCGATCCGCTTCGAGAACGCGGAGGCCAACCTCGAACTGGCCGGCGCCCTGCTCGAATCGCTCGCCCAGACGCTCGTCACCTCTCGCCTGCAGCGTGACCTCACCGACTCGACCACGCAGCGCAACATCGGCGTCGCCTTCGGCCACTCGCTGCTGGCGATCGACAACATCCAGCGCGGGCTCGCCGAGATCAACCTCAACGAGGCGAAGCTCGCCGCCGACCTCGACAGCAACTGGGAGGTGCTCGCGGAGGCCATCCAGACGGTCGTGCGGGCCGAGGTCACGGCTGGTCGCAGCCAGATCAAGGACCCGTACGCGCTGCTCAAGGAGCTCACCCGTGGCAACCGGGTCGATCATGCCCAGCTGCTCGCGTTCGTCGAGGGGCTCGACATCGGGGCGGCCGCGAAAGAACGTCTCGCCGCGCTCACACCTGCCACCTACACGGGCCTCGCGAGCGGCCTCGTCGACTACCTGAAGACCCCGCCAACGGCGTAG
- a CDS encoding low molecular weight protein-tyrosine-phosphatase, translating to MSFDRTLDESALFRICFVCTGNICRSPMAEVMFRDMVAKAGHSKSIAVMSAGTGDWHVGERSDERTIATLADGGFDGTGHRARQFDPDWFDKLDLVVAFDRSQERILKNWASTETDRSKVQLLLSFDPEQQQLDIPDPYYSDAALFETVRRTIHQASAALFRQIEPAIRRGVS from the coding sequence ATGAGCTTCGACCGCACCCTCGATGAGTCGGCGCTCTTCAGAATCTGCTTCGTCTGCACGGGCAACATCTGCCGCTCGCCGATGGCGGAGGTCATGTTCCGCGACATGGTCGCCAAGGCGGGCCACAGCAAGTCCATCGCCGTGATGTCCGCCGGAACCGGCGACTGGCATGTCGGCGAACGCTCCGACGAGCGCACCATCGCGACGCTCGCCGACGGCGGCTTCGACGGAACCGGGCACAGGGCCCGTCAGTTCGACCCCGACTGGTTCGACAAACTCGACCTCGTCGTCGCCTTCGACCGCAGCCAGGAGCGCATCCTCAAGAACTGGGCCAGCACCGAGACCGACCGCAGCAAAGTCCAACTGCTGCTGAGCTTCGACCCGGAGCAGCAGCAACTGGACATCCCCGACCCCTACTACTCCGATGCGGCGCTGTTCGAAACAGTGCGCCGCACAATCCACCAGGCAAGCGCGGCCCTGTTCCGCCAGATCGAGCCGGCCATCCGGCGAGGAGTGTCATGA
- a CDS encoding phage holin family protein, translated as MSRFLVRLLINALALWLTTLLVAGVRVVPFAPGDTLAVVLTYLLVALVFGVVNGFIGNLVRIVAFPLYILTLGLIALVVNALLLMLVAWLTGLLGFGLVVDGFWWGVLGAVVLAILSWLISIVLRPVLGSSARR; from the coding sequence ATGTCCCGCTTTCTTGTGCGCCTGCTGATCAATGCCCTCGCCCTCTGGTTGACGACCCTCCTTGTGGCCGGTGTGCGCGTGGTGCCGTTCGCGCCTGGCGACACCCTGGCGGTGGTGCTCACCTATCTGCTGGTGGCTCTCGTCTTCGGCGTGGTGAACGGGTTCATCGGCAATCTGGTGCGCATCGTCGCATTCCCGCTGTACATCCTGACGCTCGGGCTGATCGCCCTCGTCGTCAACGCGCTGCTGCTGATGCTGGTGGCCTGGCTGACCGGCCTGCTCGGCTTCGGCCTCGTCGTCGACGGATTCTGGTGGGGTGTTCTCGGTGCCGTGGTGCTGGCCATCCTGAGCTGGCTGATCTCCATCGTTCTGCGGCCGGTGTTGGGCTCCTCGGCCCGCCGCTAA